One region of Miscanthus floridulus cultivar M001 chromosome 19, ASM1932011v1, whole genome shotgun sequence genomic DNA includes:
- the LOC136529727 gene encoding uncharacterized protein, whose product MATGQQTSSTPSFFNFLKEGLLLPSHNRRLFAAVFTIIAASTCLVLLGNDLAVQPLRDEFDQDTKALHSIDPSSPAGILQLVQKTKDDARALLLTSAAYFLFGAITRSAIQVVVLFAAVVTYSGELHTFGSLLGKVKAQLKGPVLTLAFVYALEIAYVALLAAMSALLMFLKIKKYFVLLTVGSLLFLVPVVFLVYLSFLCSLSVVVAVAEPGCYGAGALGRAWRLLKGKRRRAMLFIFVTSLLAVALTPIYTLANRCALSNMGEGLLLGFLYVIMMAAVQVFAACAMTALYYECKGSTQASAVEYVKVSTKEQVDA is encoded by the coding sequence ATGGCAACCGGGCAACAAACAAGCTCGACCCCATCGTTCTTCAACTTCCTGAAAGAAGGCCTGCTCCTCCCTAGCCACAACCGGAGGCTCTTCGCAGCTGTCTTCACAATTATCGCCGCCTCCACCTGTCTCGTCCTCCTCGGCAACGACCTCGCCGTCCAGCCCCTCAGAGACGAGTTTGACCAGGACACAAAGGCGCTCCACAGCATCGATCCCAGTAGCCCAGCAGGCATTCTTCAACTCGTCCAAAAGACCAAAGATGACGCCCGGGCTCTCTTGCTCACCAGCGCAGCCTATTTTCTGTTTGGCGCCATCACCAGATCAGCCATCCAGGTCGTCGTCCTCTTTGCTGCCGTCGTGACATACTCCGGTGAGCTGCACACCTTTGGCTCGCTCCTCGGCAAAGTCAAGGCACAGCTGAAGGGCCCCGTACTCACGCTCGCCTTCGTCTACGCACTGGAGATCGCCTATGTCGCGCTTCTTGCTGCCATGTCCGCTCTGCTCATGTTCCTCAAGATCAAGAAATACTTCGTGTTGTTAACTGTGGGGTCGCTGCTCTTCCTGGTTCCCGTCGTCTTCCTCGTGTACTTATCCTTCCTCTGCTCCCTGAGCGTCGTCGTGGCAGTGGCCGAGCCCGGTTGCTATGGCGCTGGCGCTCTTGGGCGGGCGTGGCGGCTGTTGAAGGGGAAGCGCAGAAGGGCCATGCTTTTCATTTTTGTGACTTCCTTGCTCGCCGTTGCCTTAACTCCTATCTACACTCTGGCCAACAGATGCGCACTTAGTAACATGGGAGAAGGGTTGCTCCTGGGGTTTCTGTACGTCATCATGATGGCCGCCGTGCAGGTGTTTGCGGCCTGCGCCATGACCGCGTTATACTACGAGTGCAAGGGGAGCACCCAGGCATCGGCGGTGGAGTACGTCAAGGTTTCTACCAAGGAGCAAGTTGATGCTTGA
- the LOC136526296 gene encoding uncharacterized protein translates to MGHAGEGKRPADGGQPSGSRRASAAGSETLGWGGAGAQVRGRSRRAGAEMGRAGEGKRPAGGGQPPRSGRASAAGSETLGRGGAGARVRGRSRHAGAEMGRVGEGKWHGPASAGQPDGVGGEESAQMKTTPVHPRIYRQDDM, encoded by the coding sequence ATGGGGCACGCGGGTGAGGGGAAGCGGCCGGCCGACGGGGGCCAACCATCGGGGAGCAGGCGGGCGTCAGCGGCGGGGTCAGAAACCCTAGggtggggaggagcaggcgcgcaggtgcggggaaggagcaggcgcgcgggggcggagatggggcgcgcgggtgagGGGAAGCGGCCGGCCGGCGGGGGCCAACCACCGCGGAGCGGGCGGGCGTCGGCGGCGGGgtcagaaaccctagggcggggaggagcaggcgcgcgggtgcggggaaggaGCAGGCACGCAGGGGCGGAGATGGGGCGTGTAGGTGAGGGGAAGTGGCACGGGCCGGcgtcggcggggcagcctgacggcgtcggaggagaagagagcgcccaaatgaAGACAACACCCGTGCACCCTCGTATATATAGACAGGATGATATGTAG
- the LOC136526297 gene encoding serine/threonine-protein phosphatase 7 long form homolog: MVHDERYTSLLKLANLATVARVCHRGDTESEGWQQRVEHFLGRPLAAVEASKKRHSSGVSLRWLRQQFRECPPNVDAETVTYYCRAYVLHMLGTVLFPDGTGDTASWMYIPCLLNWEDTSNRSWGSAILAFLYRQLCEACRRPGGAHATMLGCITLLQIWMWERLPVGRPHQLDPPQPWFPQGDAVVAPTVAHLYERAHGTYHVSRHAYISFTNELDTLLPQHVQWSPYRRRQVTDLNLSALCMADEDVWTMRTPLICFYAVEYHLPHRVARQFGRLQPSPPDDFSTGWQLHKFNRQKNKKITNWQLEHQRYIDEWMLMEQNNMGIHAVHRDKAFHDYLVWFGQRTRLQLRPAWTEQDIADIASEDEGNNPYDQATREGRQVEIAPALARASMEIMRTVADQGRALMIPVGDPDEASMLRQHIQHAMHRLRKVAACLGCRRSPDVAVPQQLGAGPSTAHVGGTSSSHGAHGGRTSSSHGAATTAEGGQGHGHYDDEDDEGQGEYYDHEYDEIGMSQLGDAPQGTQGPSGSGRPHRMLRPVDRYTPGTYPFGRGKRYARRPR; encoded by the exons atggtccacgacgagaggtacacgtccctcctgaagctggcgaaccttgctaccgttgctcgTGTTTGTCATCGAG gagacacggagtctgaaggatggcagcagcgggttgagcacttcttgggacgGCCCCTAGCGGCAGTTGAGGCTAGCAAGAAACGGCAcagcagtggggtgtccctgaggtggcttcgtcagcagtttcgggagtgcccacccaacgtagACGCCGAGACCGTGACATACTACTGTCGGGCCTACGTCCTCCACATGTTAGGTacggttctcttccctgacggcaCTGGAGACACGGCGTCCTGGATGTACATCCCGTGCCTTTTGAACTGGGAGGATACCAgcaataggagttggggctcggctatacttgccttcctgtaccgtcagctttgcgaggcttgccgccgtcctggaggcgcgcacgctacaatgttagggtgcatcacactgttgcag atttggatgtgggagaggcttccagttgggagaccgcatcagcttgatcccccacaaccttggtttcctcaaggagacgcagttgtcgcccctaccgtggcacacctctacgagcgagcccacggaacataccacgtgtcacgccatgcgtacatcagcttcaccaacgagctggacacccttttgccacagcaT gttcaatggagcccatatcggcggaggcaagtaacggatctcaacttgagcgccttgtgcatggcagacgaggacgtctggacgatgaggaccccccttatttgtttctatgcagtggagtaccatctccctcaccgtgtagcacgacagtttggtaggctgcagccttctccgcccgatgatttctccaccggttggcagctccacaa gttcaacagacaaaaaaataagaagatcaccaactggcagctggagcaccagcgctacattgatgagtggatgttgatggagcagaacaacatgggcatccatgccgtccatcgtgacaaggcattccatgattaccttgtttggtttggtcaacgaacaaggcttcaattgaggcccgcttggacggagcaagacattgctgacattgcgagcgaggatgagggcaacaacccatatgaccaagctacccgagaaggcaggcaagttgagatcgcccctgcgttagccagagct agcatggagataatgaggacagtggccgaccaaggaagggcattgatgattcctgtgggcgatcctgatgaggcctccatgttacgacagcacattcag cATGCCATGCATCGCCTACGAAAGGTAGCTGCATGCCTTGGATGTAGACGTTCCCCGGATGTGGCAGTCCCACAAcagcttggtgctggaccttctactgcacatgttggagggacttcatcttcacatggtgcacatggtggcaggacttcttcttcacatggtgcagcaactactgcagagggtggtcaaggacatggtcattatgatgatgaagatgatgaaggacagggagagtactatgatcatgagtatgatgagattggcatgtcccagcttggagatgcaccccaaggaactcaaggcccctcTGGTTCTGGACGTCCACATAGGATGCTCAGACCAGTGGACAGGTACACTCCAGGTACCTATCCGTTTGGGAGGGGAAAGCGTTACGCTCGCCGTCCACGTTAA
- the LOC136526299 gene encoding uncharacterized protein yields MSRRGKARIPSYGRQRANPYDLKPLPEGVPRPMCFCGDPCKVDISEDEETYRQRYWMCPNYAWEPTKQQRRASFTVPPLCDFEQWIDTEIKESDKQRLEGLKEWDAEVKERFEQRRRLEAIEKEHKEEEERRRVAAYRAEREKKLERVRRAKAAMEENPDAERKGKWPRCTQ; encoded by the exons ATgtcaaggcgtggtaaagctcgtattccaag ctatggtcgccagagggcaaatccctacgacctaaagcctctccctgaaggtgttcctcgaccaatgtgcttttgtggtgatccttgcaaggtagacatctctgaagatgaggaaacatatagacagaggtactggatgtgtcccaattatgcatgggaacctacaaagcaacagcgccgtgcatcgttt accgttccaccactgtgtgactttgagcagtggattgacactgagatcaaggagtcagacaagcagcgtctagaaggcctgaaggagtgggatgcggaggttaaggagaggtttgagcagagacgcagactggaggctatagaaaaggagcataaggaagaggaggaaaggaggcgtgttgctgcgtacagggcggagagggagaagaagcttgagcgtgtgcgccgagcgaaggcagcgatggaggagaatcctgatgccgagaggaagggaaagtggcctcgttgcactcagtag